AACCCGGTTGCCGGCGGTGTCACGATTGGTTCTGGTGTCGGCCCGACCAAAATTCAGCACGTTGTCGGTGTATCAAAAGCATATACGACTCGTGTCGGTGATGGTCCTTTCCCGACTGAGCTGAAAGATGAAATCGGTGATCAAATCCGTGAAGTCGGACGTGAATATGGAACAACAACAGGCCGTCCGCGCCGTGTCGGCTGGTTTGACAGCGTCGTTGTCCGTCACGCCCGCCGTGTGAGCGGAATTACAGATCTTTCCCTGAACTCAATTGACGTTTTAACAGGAATTGAAACGCTGAAAATCTGTGTGGCGTACCGCTACAAAGGCGAAATCATTGAAGAATTCCCGGCAAGCCTCAAAGCGCTTGCTGAATGTGAGCCGGTATATGAAGAAATGCCGGGTTGGACTGAGGATATCACAGGTGCGAAGAGCTTGAGCGAGCTTCCGGAAAACGCGCGCCACTATCTTGAGCGTGTGTCTCAGCTGACAGGCATTCCGCTTTCTATTTTCTCTGTCGGTCCAGACCGTGCACAGACAAATGTCCTTCGCAGCGTGTACCGTGCGAACTAATAGATCATGCCCTTACAAGCCCCTAATTCTGGGGCTTGTTGTTTGTTTGAAAGCCGCATATAAGTTGGTCTGAGAAAAAAATATGAAAAAAAACCAAAAAAGTTATTGCCACTTCTATTTGTTCGTGATATTATAAATCTCGTTGTTACGGAAACTGCTTCAATAGAGTACAAGATGAGAACTTGATCCGAGTCGTTTGCTCTATGGAATATCCGGCATATTGAGAGCCATTAGCTCAGTTGGTAGAGCATCTGACTTTTAATCAGAGGGTCGAAGGTTCGAGTCCTTCATGGCTCACCATTTCGTGAAGGCCCGTTGGTCAAGCGGTTAAGACACCGCCCTTTCACGGCGGTAACACGGGTTCGAATCCCGTACGGGTCATTGATTTACTTTAGCGTTATTGCTAAATTCCTTATTTGTCTGTGAGAGCTGACACGACAGCTCTCCGGGCAATTACTGTAAGGTCCGGTAGTTCAGTTGGTTAGAATGCCTGCCTGTCACGCAGGAGGTCGCGGGTTCGAGTCCCGTCCGGACCGCCATTTTACTTTACATAGTAGAGAAAAATAAAACATTTGGCTCGGTAGCTCAGTTGGTAGAGCAACGGACTGAAAATCCGTGTGTCGGCGGTTCGATTCCGTCCCGAGCCACTTACCAAACGCATCTGCAATTGTAGGTGCGTTTTTTCTTTTAGGAAAAGGCAAACATGAGAAGTGTTATAATAGAAGAAAAAGGGAGAACCGGCCCTGCGGCCGGTTCAAAGAAGAAGACGTCATTGATAAAGACGCACTCCTATGAGGGGAGGTTTCAATTGAATGATCATTTTTTTTAAAAGATTTACCAGTATGACAAAAGAGAAACCATTGGCGGATAAAGGTGAAACATGTGTTTTTTTCTAAACCTTTATTTTTTTTATCTTTTCACCTTAAACCGTTATAATAGACAAGGACCTATTGTTTACAGGGCCATAAGTGATGAAATGAATAGGATATAGATGAAATGAAGTTATTCGGCAGGAGGAAAATCAAAATGATGGATAAAAAGATCCTTGTAGTAGATGATGAAAAACCGATTGCAGATATATTGGAATTTAACTTAAGAAAAGAAGGCTATGAAGTGCACTGCGCCCACGACGGAAATGAAGCCGTTGAAATGGTAGAAGAGCTTCAGCCTGATTTAATTCTTTTAGATATTATGCTTCCTAATAAAGACGGCGTTGAAGTGTGCCGTGAAGTCAGAAAGAAATACGATATGCCGATCATTATGCTGACGGCCAAGGATTCAGAAATTGATAAGGTCATCGGGCTTGAAATCGGTGCGGATGACTATGTGACAAAGCCATTCAGCACACGTGAGCTTCTGGCGCGTGTAAAAGCGAACTTGCGCCGACAGCTGACAACAGCGCCTGCGGAGGAAGAGCCGTCCTCTAACGAGATTCATATCGGTTCTCTCGTCATCTTCCCTGACGCGTACGTCGTATCAAAACGAGATGAAACAATCGAATTGACTCATCGTGAGTTCGAATTGCTTCATTATTTAGCAAAACATATCGGACAAGTGATGACACGTGAACATTTGCTTCAAACCGTTTGGGGCTATGATTACTTCGGTGATGTCAGAACGGTTGACGTAACAGTCCGCCGGCTTCGTGAAAAAATTGAGGACAACCCCAGCCATCCAAACTGGATTGTCACGCGCCGCGGAGTTGGTTATTACTTGAGAAACCCAGAACAGGACTAATGCCCTTATGAATAAGGTTGGTTTTTTTCGGTCGATCCAATTTAAGATTACCTTGATCTATGTGCTTTTGATCATCATTGCCATGCAAATCATTGGGGTGTATTTTGTCAATCAGGTCGAGAAATCGCTGATGAGCTCTTATGAACAGTCGCTGAATCAGCGAATCGACAACCTTTCTTACTATATCGAACAAGAATATAAAAGTGATAACGACAGTACCGTCATCAAGGATGACGTCAGCCGTATTTTGAATGATTTCACGAAAAGTGATGAAGTTCGGGAAATTAGTTTTGTAGATAAAAGCTATGAAGTGGTCGGTTCATCAAAACCGTATGGTGAGGAAGTAGCAGGGAAACAAACGACTGATCTCATATTTAAAAGGATTTTCTCTACTAAACAATCGTATTTAAGAAAGTACTATGACCCGAGAAGCAAAATTAGAGTGCTCATTTCCGCAAAGCCCGTCATGACTGAAAACCAAGAAGTTGTCGGTGCGATCTATGTTGTCGCGAGTATGGAAGAAGTTTTTAACCAAATGAAGACCATCAACACGATACTGGCGTCCGGCACTGGTTTGGCGCTCGTTTTGACGGCGCTCCTCGGTATTTTTCTGGCGCGAACCATCACCCACCCGCTTTCAGATATGAGAAAGCAGGCGATGGAGCTTGCGAAAGGGAATTTCTCGAGGAAGGTTAAAAAGTATGGGCATGATGAAATCGGGCAGCTCGCCACCACGTTTAACCACTTAACGAAAGAGCTTGAAGATGCCCAGGCGATGACAGAAGGAGAACGCAGAAAGCTAGCTTCTGTTATTGCGTATATGACAGACGGCGTTATCGCCACGAATCGTAACGGAGCGATTATTCTCTTAAACAGCCCGGCGCTTGAGCTGTTGAACGTTTCACGTGAAACAGCTTTAGAAATGCCGATTACGAGTTTGCTGGGGATTCAAGAGAATTATACGTTTGAAGATTTAGTGGAGCAGCAGGATTCTATGCTGCTTGAAATTGAGCGTGATGATCAATTAACGGTGCTTCGCGTGAATTTCTCTGTGATTCAAAGGGAACATGGCAAAATTGATGGCTTAATTGCGGTCATTTACGATGTAACCGAGCAAGAGAAAATGGATCAGGAGCGCAGAGAATTCGTGGCAAATGTATCACACGAGCTGCGGACGCCGCTTACGACAATGCGCAGTTATTTAGAAGCGTTAGCCGAAGGCGCGTGGGAAAATAAAGACATTGCCCCGCGTTTCTTAATGGTGACGCAAAATGAAACGGAGCGTATGATCCGGCTTGTCAATGACTTGCTTCAGCTTTCCAAATTCGACAGCAAGGATTATCAATTTAACCGGGAATGGATTCAAATTGTCCGGTTTATGTCCCTTATTATTGACCGTTTTGAAATGACAAAAGAACAGCATGTGGAATTTATCCGTAATCTGCCGGATAGAAATCTGTATGTTGAGATTGACCAAGATAAAATTACGCAGGTGCTTGATAATATTATTTCCAACGCTCTGAAATACTCACCGGAAGGCGGACATGTGACATTCTCAATTGACGTAAATGAAGAGGAAGAGCTTCTCTATATTAGCGTCAAGGATGAAGGGATCGGTATTCCGAAAAAAGATGTCGAAAAAGTCTTTGACCGCTTCTACAGGGTGGATAAAGCAAGAACGAGAAAGCTCGGCGGGACCGGTCTCGGACTGGCGATTGCCAGGGAAATGGTTCAGGCGCATGGCGGGGATATTTGGGCGGACAGCATAGAAGGAAAAGGCACGACGATTACATTTACTCTTCCATATAAAGAGGAACAAGAGGATGATTGGGATGAAGCGTGAAAATATAAAAACGATATTACTTACGGTACTCGTCGTCATCAGCCTTGTGTTTACGTGGGGGATATGGACGTTCCAGCCAAATTTTTCCGGAGGCTCATCTTCAACAGCGTCTCCTGTGCGTGAGAAGCATAAAATTGAAAAAAACACCCAAAGGCTGTCTGAAACGGTAAGGCCGAGAGACATGTTTATCCATGATAGCGGCGCTCATTATAAAGTGGACGATGATTCCCTTTATCATGAAGTCTGGTCTGACTTGCCGCATTGGGATGTAAAAGGAATCAAAGATATTTCTGATCAGTATGACAAGACAGCATTTAAGAGCTGGTTTTATGGGATAAGCGGGTATGATGCTAAACTCGACTTGCAATTCAATGACACGATTCCGATTGATATTTTCCAAACGCTGTTTAAATGGTCTAACCAGTCATTTGAATACAGTTCGTTTGACCACATTCTGATTCCGCTTCATGAAACAAAAGCGAACAAGAAAATCTATTTGGTATCTTTCAGCAAGCAGCTGATTCTGGAAGTGACTGTTGAATCGGCAAACTACCGAAACATGATGAATGACTTGAAAAACAGTCAATCAAACATGCCGGCATACAGTCTGTTCTCTATCGGTTCCAAGAAAGAGTTTCTGTTGCCGAACAAAACGCTTACGATGGATAAAAAAGAATTTGTGACAGAATCCATTAAAACAAACACCTTTAAGCAAGCGTTGTTCAGCGATCCAAGCATTGTAAGAGAAGATTCGAATTATAACAACAGAAACGTACTGACAGATGGGATCAGCCGTTTAGATGTGAATTTAAGCCAGCGCCAGGTGCAATTTCAACAGCGCAATTTGGTGCAGAGCACATCCTATCAAACCGGAGAATTGATTAAAAAGAGCCAAAAATACCTTGAGGATACGGGAAGCTGGACAGATCATTATCAATTTTTCAATATCAATGACAGTCAGCAGCTAAGCTTTTATATCTTTATGGACCAGACGCCGGTCATTAACAGCACCTCCAAACCATTTGGAGCAACATCAGCGATTACGGTACAGTGGGCGAACGATGAAATTCTCAGCTATAAGCGGCCGAATTTCAGTCTCGGGACAAATCCGATTAAAACGACTGAGACTGAGCTGATGAGCGGAAGTGAAGTGAAGCTGCTGCTTTCTAAACAAACCGCTTATAATACGGATAAAATTGATCAGATTTTCCTTGCGTATCAATTGGTATCAACATCATCCAATAATGACCCTCTTGTTGAGCTGGAACCTGTTTGGGCGATGAAAATAAACGGGAAAATTGTGCCGATTACGAAGGACCTATTGAAGAAGGAGGGGGCAAACAGTGGAGTGGAATAAGACAAAATCAATCTTCATCGTTGCCTTCCTCATTTTAGATATTTTCTTAGGCTATCAGTTTTTTCAAAAATGGCAGTCTACCAGCAAAGATTACGAAGTCATTAAAAATGATGTCGAGCATGACATGAAGGCCGATCATATTACGTATGAAGGGCTGAATAAGGAAGCGACAGAAGGCTACCGAATCACAGCGAATCAAAAGGCCTTCACCAAGGACGAAATTGAGGCGCTTAAGGATCAAAAGCCATTGATGGACATGCCTAGTGATGATCGTAAAGTAACGACCCTGAAAATGAAATTTACAAATCCGATCGCCTTGTCCAAGAAGAAAATCGAGGACGATGCCGAGGCGCTTGTTTCTTCGAAAATCCAAGACGGTGAAAAATATAAGCTTTGGAAGGTTGATAAATCGCAAAAAGAAATTATTTTCTTCCAAACATATGAGGGCCATTATATTTATCAGCAAACCGACACGTCTTCTAATATGATCGGGCAAGTGATTTTGCGTTTGAACGATAAAAACGAGGTTGTGTCATACGACCAGACGACGCTTGACACCTTTAAGCAAATCCAGAAGGAAAGCCTGATCACTGAAATGGATGCGGTCGAGTTATTGTATTACCAAAATCAATTAAAAGAGTACAGTACGATAAAGAGTGTCAAATTCGGCTACGTTGCGCAATATCCGCTGACAAGTACACAGGTGCTGGCGCCGGTATGGAGAATTACGGTTGAGTATGACAAAAAAGTGAACGGTGAGAAAAAGACCGTACAAGAGTATTTTACTGTCAATGCTTTGGAGAGCACGATTTTAGATACAGATCAATGAAAATAATGGAGTGAGACAAACATGAGCTTGCAATTTAGCGTACTTGCGAGCGGGAGTACGGGGAATGCGTTTTACCTTGAAACGGAGGATCACGCATTTTTGGTAGACGCCGGTTTGAGCGGGAAAGCCATGGATGGGCTGATGGCGCAAATTGGGCGTAAGCTGGATGATGTAGACGGCATTTTTGTGACGCATGAGCATAGTGACCATATTAAGGGCCTCGGCGTGGTCGCCAGAAAGTACAAGCTTCCGATTTATGCGAATGAGAAGACGTGGAAAGCAATGGAGAACCAGATCGGCAAAATTGATACCGACCAGAAATTTGTGTTTCCGATGGAGACGGTGAAGTCGTTCGGCGGACTTGACGTGGAGTCGTTTGGCGTCTCGCACGACGCGGCGGAGCCTATGTTTTATGTGTTCCATTATAACGGCCGAAAGCTTGCATTAATGACAGATACGGGATATGTCAGCGACCGGATGAAAGGCATCATCCGTTCAGCGAATGTGTTTGTGTTTGAAAGCAATCACGATGTCGGCATGCTGCAAATGGGAAGATACCCATGGAGCATTAAGCGGCGGATTTTAAGTGATGTCGGGCACGTGTCAAATGAAGATGCTGCCTTGGCAATGACTGATGTTATTGGTGATGAGACGTCTCGCATTTATCTGGCGCATTTGAGCCAGGACAACAACATGAAGGATCTGGCGAGAATGTCTGTGCAGCAGACATTGGCTTCTAAAGGATTTGTGACGGGGGAGACATTTGATTTGTTTGACACCGATCCGAAGAAGGCTACTCCGCTTTGCGCTGTATAATTTTTATGTAAACCATGACTATTATAGGAGTTTCTAACCCACAATATAACCATATTAACGTTCTTGGAAAGGGTGGAATATGGTGGATTACGATCGTGAGGAAGACTATACTGCTCCTGAACAGCAAAAGCGAAGCAAAAAAGGATATTTCCTTTCTAGTCTGATTGGCGTGATTGTGGGTGCCGTATTAATGGCGTTTCTCATGCCGTACCTTTCAGATGAAGGGGTCGATACGGGCGCCTTAGAACAGCAGCAGAACAACAATAACCGGGAATCAATCAGGACGGTGAATGTCAGTGTCAACAACGCAGTCACCAAGATTGTCAGCAATGTGTCGCCCGCCGTTGTCGGTGTTGTGAACATCCAAAAATCAGATATTTGGGGAGAGAGCGGCGAGGCTGGGAGCGGCTCTGGCGTCATCTATAAGAAAAATGACAACGCTGCTTATGTCGTGACCAACCATCATGTGATCGAGGGCGCTTCCCAAATTGAAATCAGCTTGAAAGACGGTTCGCGTGTATCGGCTGAACTGATTGGCAGCGACCAGCTGATGGATCTTGCTGTGTTACGAGTGAAAAGCGATAAAATAAAAGCAGTCGCTGACTTCGGGAATTCAGACAAAGTGAAGTCAGGGGAGCCGGTTATCGCGATTGGGAACCCATTAGGCCTTGAATTTGCAGGCTCTGTCACACAAGGTGTCATCTCGGGTACGGAGAGGGCCATCCCGGTGGATTCAAACGGTGATGGACAGCCTGATTGGAACGCAGAAGTCATGCAAACAGATGCGGCCATTAACCCTGGAAACAGCGGCGGCGCATTGTTAAATATGGACGGAAAAGTCATTGGCATCAATTCAATGAAAATAGCGGAGTCGGCGGTTGAAGGAATTGGCCTGTCCATTCCGTCTAAGCTTGTGATCCCGGTGATAGAGGATCTGGAGAAATACGGCGAAGTTAAACGTCCGTTCCTTGGCATCGAGATGAAATCGCTAAGCGACATTGCAAGCTATCATTGGGATGAAACATTAAAGCTTCCTAAGGATGTCACCAATGGCGCGGTAGTGATGGGTGTAGATGCCTTTTCACCAGCTGGAAAAGCAGGGCTTAAGGAACTGGATGTCATCACGGAATTTGACGGCCAAAAAGTAAATGATGTTGTTGATCTGCGCAAAAGCCTTTACCAGAAAAAAGTTGGTGACCGCGTCAGGGTGACATTTTATCGCGGCGCTAAAGAACAATCCGTTGATATTAAGCTCTCCTCGGCAGATCAGCTAGGAAGGTAATCAAAGCAGTCTGGCACAATGGCCAGACTGCTTTTTTATGCAAAAAAACTGAACGAGGTCCAGGCCCGTTCAGTTGAAAAGAATATATACTAGATGGGTGTTACACGTGAAACAACAGCATTGAAAGTGATAGTTTGTTCCGGGTGGTTGCTGGGTGTGAGGTATACATAGATGCTATTTTCTTTCTTCATTGCAGAAGATATGGCTGTACCTTTGCAGTTGTTCAGCCTACTGCTTTTAGATGCTGTGTTAGGCTGCTTGTTTGTGTCCATACGTGATGTTTGACGACTCATCTTCCATTGCTGTTGACATTGTGAACTTTGCGCATATGCGCCATCTTCCCTGCGCTGGAACAGGCTGTTACTCGGCAGGCGGGTGAGAAAATTTCTTCAGCCGGTATTGAAGGCTTTGTCTGCTTATGCCAAGCTCCTGAGCGGCCTGCGAGATGTTATGTCCGTGTTTTCTTAACACATTTTGAATCACATATTTTTCGAAGCTCTCCAATTTTTCTTTTAAGTCCGCGGCCGGCTGGTGTCTTGGTATTTCCGGTTCCGGGCTGTCAGCCGGCTTGATTTTCATGCGGTATTGATAGGGCAGGTGGGAAGCTGTGATGGTTTGCTCGTCCGTCATGAAGTTCATTGCGCCTTCAATCATATGCTCTAACTCACGAATATTTCCCGGCCAGTCGTAGGATAAGAAAAATTGCTTCACGTCTTCACTGATATGTTCCACATTCATTTGGAACAAGTGGTTGTTTTTCTGAATAAACTCGGATGCGAGAGGCAAAATATCCTCTTTTCGTTCCCGAAGCGGCGGGATAATGAGCGTCACGACGCTCAGCCTGTAATACAAGTCCTTTCGCATTCGTTCGCCCGCAATCGCATCAATGGGGTCTTCATTCATCGTCGCAATAATACGCACGTCAATCGGCGTATCCTTAGTGGAACCGATACGCCTGATTTTCCGTTCTTGAAGGGCGCGCAGCAGCTTTGCCTGAAGGCTGAGATTCAGTGAGTTGATCTCATCTAACAGAAGCGTGCCGCCATGGGCTTGTTCGAACAGGCCGGGCTGGTCCACAGCGCCGGTAAACGCGCCTTTTTTCGTTCCGAACAAAATGCTTTCCACAAGACTGTCTGGCAGCGCCGCGCAGTTTTGTGAAATAAACGGGCCGCCTGAACGGTCGCTGCCATTGTGGATGCTTTGTGCGAACAGCTCTTTTCCCGTTCCGGTTTCTCCTGCGAGAAGAACCGATGAAGATGTGCGCGTAGCCCGTTTCGCGTTTTCGATGACGTCTTGAATGGCCGGACTGGTGCCGAGAATGCTGTCAAATGTATAGGTTGTGCTGCCCTTTTTGTTCATATTCTCCCTGATCAGCCGTTCAAGCTTTGTTACATCTTTGGCAATTTCGACTGCGCCCCTGATTTTGCCGTCTTTGACGATGGGATATGTATGATTGATTGTCGTAATTTCCTGGCCTTTATTATTAAAGTAGCTTTGTTTGCCGTTTTTAATCGTTTTGCCTTCCTGAAGGGCCTGTACCAAGGTGCTGTCCTGCTGCTTAGAGAACATAAACACATCCATCAGGTTTTTATTCAGGACGTCATGCTTTTCCATATCTTCAATCTGCATCATTTTATTGTTATAAACGATCGTGTTTCCGTGCTCGTCCACCACGTGCAGGCCAACATCAATTTCATCCAGTATGCTCTGAAAAACCAATGTGAGGAATTCGCTGTCCTTGACCAATGTATAAACCTCCCTCAATTATTTTCTTAATATTTCTTCTATTTTATAAAAGAATGCAGAGGATATGCAAAAGAATTTTGCACTTGCTGAGATTTTCACTTAAAAAACTGAATATTTTTGCACCTTGTCCTCGAAAATTGTAGAAAACACACGAAATCTTGATTTGGCACAGAACTTGCATTTATATAAAGGGAAAGCAGGATATCATGTTGAAACAGAAAATAAGGGGGAATTCAAATATGCCATCTATATCTAAATCCAAAGACATTATTGATCAGACGTCTCATTACGGAGCCAATAATTATCATCCGCTCCCAATTGTCATCTCTGAAGCGCTGGGTGCTTGGGTAAAGGACCCGGAAGGCAATGAATATATGGATATGCTGAGTGCCTATTCTGCGGTAAACCAGGGGCACAGGCACCCGAAAATTATTCAGGCATTGAAGGATCAGGCTGATAAAATCACCCTCACGTCACGCGCGTTTCACAACGATCAGCTGGGACCGTTTTAC
The Bacillus vallismortis genome window above contains:
- the rocR gene encoding arginine utilization regulatory protein RocR; this translates as MVKDSEFLTLVFQSILDEIDVGLHVVDEHGNTIVYNNKMMQIEDMEKHDVLNKNLMDVFMFSKQQDSTLVQALQEGKTIKNGKQSYFNNKGQEITTINHTYPIVKDGKIRGAVEIAKDVTKLERLIRENMNKKGSTTYTFDSILGTSPAIQDVIENAKRATRTSSSVLLAGETGTGKELFAQSIHNGSDRSGGPFISQNCAALPDSLVESILFGTKKGAFTGAVDQPGLFEQAHGGTLLLDEINSLNLSLQAKLLRALQERKIRRIGSTKDTPIDVRIIATMNEDPIDAIAGERMRKDLYYRLSVVTLIIPPLRERKEDILPLASEFIQKNNHLFQMNVEHISEDVKQFFLSYDWPGNIRELEHMIEGAMNFMTDEQTITASHLPYQYRMKIKPADSPEPEIPRHQPAADLKEKLESFEKYVIQNVLRKHGHNISQAAQELGISRQSLQYRLKKFSHPPAE
- a CDS encoding S1C family serine protease, with amino-acid sequence MVDYDREEDYTAPEQQKRSKKGYFLSSLIGVIVGAVLMAFLMPYLSDEGVDTGALEQQQNNNNRESIRTVNVSVNNAVTKIVSNVSPAVVGVVNIQKSDIWGESGEAGSGSGVIYKKNDNAAYVVTNHHVIEGASQIEISLKDGSRVSAELIGSDQLMDLAVLRVKSDKIKAVADFGNSDKVKSGEPVIAIGNPLGLEFAGSVTQGVISGTERAIPVDSNGDGQPDWNAEVMQTDAAINPGNSGGALLNMDGKVIGINSMKIAESAVEGIGLSIPSKLVIPVIEDLEKYGEVKRPFLGIEMKSLSDIASYHWDETLKLPKDVTNGAVVMGVDAFSPAGKAGLKELDVITEFDGQKVNDVVDLRKSLYQKKVGDRVRVTFYRGAKEQSVDIKLSSADQLGR
- the walK gene encoding cell wall metabolism sensor histidine kinase WalK; this encodes MNKVGFFRSIQFKITLIYVLLIIIAMQIIGVYFVNQVEKSLMSSYEQSLNQRIDNLSYYIEQEYKSDNDSTVIKDDVSRILNDFTKSDEVREISFVDKSYEVVGSSKPYGEEVAGKQTTDLIFKRIFSTKQSYLRKYYDPRSKIRVLISAKPVMTENQEVVGAIYVVASMEEVFNQMKTINTILASGTGLALVLTALLGIFLARTITHPLSDMRKQAMELAKGNFSRKVKKYGHDEIGQLATTFNHLTKELEDAQAMTEGERRKLASVIAYMTDGVIATNRNGAIILLNSPALELLNVSRETALEMPITSLLGIQENYTFEDLVEQQDSMLLEIERDDQLTVLRVNFSVIQREHGKIDGLIAVIYDVTEQEKMDQERREFVANVSHELRTPLTTMRSYLEALAEGAWENKDIAPRFLMVTQNETERMIRLVNDLLQLSKFDSKDYQFNREWIQIVRFMSLIIDRFEMTKEQHVEFIRNLPDRNLYVEIDQDKITQVLDNIISNALKYSPEGGHVTFSIDVNEEEELLYISVKDEGIGIPKKDVEKVFDRFYRVDKARTRKLGGTGLGLAIAREMVQAHGGDIWADSIEGKGTTITFTLPYKEEQEDDWDEA
- the yycH gene encoding two-component system activity regulator YycH; this translates as MKRENIKTILLTVLVVISLVFTWGIWTFQPNFSGGSSSTASPVREKHKIEKNTQRLSETVRPRDMFIHDSGAHYKVDDDSLYHEVWSDLPHWDVKGIKDISDQYDKTAFKSWFYGISGYDAKLDLQFNDTIPIDIFQTLFKWSNQSFEYSSFDHILIPLHETKANKKIYLVSFSKQLILEVTVESANYRNMMNDLKNSQSNMPAYSLFSIGSKKEFLLPNKTLTMDKKEFVTESIKTNTFKQALFSDPSIVREDSNYNNRNVLTDGISRLDVNLSQRQVQFQQRNLVQSTSYQTGELIKKSQKYLEDTGSWTDHYQFFNINDSQQLSFYIFMDQTPVINSTSKPFGATSAITVQWANDEILSYKRPNFSLGTNPIKTTETELMSGSEVKLLLSKQTAYNTDKIDQIFLAYQLVSTSSNNDPLVELEPVWAMKINGKIVPITKDLLKKEGANSGVE
- a CDS encoding MBL fold metallo-hydrolase: MSLQFSVLASGSTGNAFYLETEDHAFLVDAGLSGKAMDGLMAQIGRKLDDVDGIFVTHEHSDHIKGLGVVARKYKLPIYANEKTWKAMENQIGKIDTDQKFVFPMETVKSFGGLDVESFGVSHDAAEPMFYVFHYNGRKLALMTDTGYVSDRMKGIIRSANVFVFESNHDVGMLQMGRYPWSIKRRILSDVGHVSNEDAALAMTDVIGDETSRIYLAHLSQDNNMKDLARMSVQQTLASKGFVTGETFDLFDTDPKKATPLCAV
- the walR gene encoding cell wall metabolism DNA-binding response regulator WalR — protein: MDKKILVVDDEKPIADILEFNLRKEGYEVHCAHDGNEAVEMVEELQPDLILLDIMLPNKDGVEVCREVRKKYDMPIIMLTAKDSEIDKVIGLEIGADDYVTKPFSTRELLARVKANLRRQLTTAPAEEEPSSNEIHIGSLVIFPDAYVVSKRDETIELTHREFELLHYLAKHIGQVMTREHLLQTVWGYDYFGDVRTVDVTVRRLREKIEDNPSHPNWIVTRRGVGYYLRNPEQD
- a CDS encoding two-component system regulatory protein YycI, which produces MEWNKTKSIFIVAFLILDIFLGYQFFQKWQSTSKDYEVIKNDVEHDMKADHITYEGLNKEATEGYRITANQKAFTKDEIEALKDQKPLMDMPSDDRKVTTLKMKFTNPIALSKKKIEDDAEALVSSKIQDGEKYKLWKVDKSQKEIIFFQTYEGHYIYQQTDTSSNMIGQVILRLNDKNEVVSYDQTTLDTFKQIQKESLITEMDAVELLYYQNQLKEYSTIKSVKFGYVAQYPLTSTQVLAPVWRITVEYDKKVNGEKKTVQEYFTVNALESTILDTDQ